In Lacrimispora indolis DSM 755, a genomic segment contains:
- a CDS encoding glycoside hydrolase family 3 N-terminal domain-containing protein, translating to MLQINMDDVLKIVNLCVPYLIGLAVVIAAAVAAMVACRKKKAAARYLIRCQGLMAIVLSVVIVANMICWGPMSSLISLATGSGTISKETSDKATGLCTRIAEEGIVLLKNEENLLPLKSDSNLNVFGWASTNPCYGGTGSGSLSDAYETVSLLQGLEHAGFKLNSGISDFYAAYRADRPNVGMWEQDWTLPEPVKGSYTSELMEEAKAFSHTAMIVITRVGGEGADLPTDVSAVTYTDNSTEYKDFEPGEHYLQLSKTEKDLVDLVCSNFDNVVLVYNGANAMELGFVNEYSQIKSAIWCPGTGQSGFEALGEIVSGTVNPSGKASDTFVTDLTATPHYNNFGSFVYDNMSEFAGKAFKGEATYPSFINYVDGIYVGYRFYETAAEEGLIDYNKTVLYPFGYGLTYTSFSQEMGAITEADGTISFDVTVTNTGDKAGKDVVEVYYNPPYTNGGIEKASANLIAFDKTDLLEPGQSQTIAISFQAEDMASYDGAGKGTYVLEAGDYGISIRSDSHSIIKEQTYTVAGEIVYDETNPRSSDETAAANQFADADGGLTYLSRADGFANYEKATAKPESLTMPEAYKAAFVNNSNYDPAVHNRAEDVMPVTGARNGLSLASMRGADYDDPQWENLLDQLTVTEMDTMIAIGGYQTSAAKSVNKVGTVDCDGPASINNNFTGTGSIGFPSAVMIASTWNRDIAEEFGESIGKMADEMKVSGWYAPAMNTHRSAFAGRNFEYYSEDGVLAGKMAASAIIGAESHGVYAYIKHYALNDQETNRNNMLCTWSNEQAIREIYLKPFEIAVKEGKAKAVMSAFNYIGTEYAGASDALLNKVLRDEWGFRGFVLTDYFGGYGYQNADQEIRNGNDAMLVAYDTETNHVKDTSSATSLLAMRKASKNIMYTVVNSRAYEGDNAKGGLLPWQMAAIALDVILAAGFVVLEVRILNVYKKKRELT from the coding sequence ATGTTACAAATCAACATGGATGATGTATTAAAGATCGTCAACCTTTGCGTGCCGTACTTGATCGGGCTGGCCGTTGTCATTGCAGCTGCGGTTGCGGCAATGGTGGCATGCAGAAAAAAGAAAGCTGCCGCCAGGTATCTGATCCGGTGCCAGGGGCTTATGGCCATTGTGCTTTCCGTAGTTATTGTGGCAAACATGATCTGCTGGGGCCCCATGTCCAGTCTGATTTCCCTTGCAACAGGCAGCGGAACCATTTCAAAAGAGACTTCAGACAAGGCAACCGGGCTTTGTACCAGGATCGCGGAAGAAGGGATCGTGCTTTTAAAGAATGAAGAAAATCTGCTTCCCTTAAAATCTGATTCTAATTTAAACGTGTTTGGCTGGGCTTCCACCAATCCGTGTTACGGCGGTACCGGTTCAGGTTCTCTCTCTGACGCATATGAAACCGTGTCCCTTCTTCAGGGGCTTGAACACGCAGGCTTTAAGCTGAATTCAGGGATTTCTGATTTCTACGCCGCATACCGGGCAGACCGCCCCAATGTGGGGATGTGGGAACAGGACTGGACCCTTCCGGAGCCTGTAAAGGGATCCTATACCAGTGAGCTGATGGAGGAGGCAAAGGCATTTTCCCATACGGCCATGATCGTGATCACCCGTGTAGGCGGGGAAGGAGCCGATCTTCCTACTGATGTCAGTGCAGTTACCTATACGGATAATTCCACGGAATATAAGGACTTTGAACCTGGTGAGCATTATCTGCAATTAAGCAAAACGGAAAAAGACCTGGTTGATCTGGTATGCTCCAATTTCGACAATGTGGTTTTGGTGTACAATGGAGCCAATGCCATGGAGCTTGGCTTTGTCAATGAGTACAGCCAGATCAAGAGCGCCATCTGGTGCCCGGGAACCGGCCAGTCCGGCTTTGAGGCCCTTGGTGAGATCGTAAGCGGTACGGTCAACCCATCTGGTAAAGCAAGTGATACCTTTGTGACGGATTTAACCGCAACCCCCCATTACAATAATTTTGGAAGCTTTGTTTACGATAACATGAGTGAATTCGCAGGCAAGGCATTTAAGGGAGAAGCAACCTATCCCAGCTTTATCAATTATGTGGACGGCATCTACGTGGGGTACCGTTTTTATGAAACTGCCGCAGAAGAAGGGCTGATCGACTACAATAAAACCGTTCTTTATCCCTTTGGATATGGCTTGACCTACACCTCTTTCTCTCAGGAAATGGGCGCCATTACAGAGGCAGACGGTACCATCTCTTTTGATGTGACCGTTACCAATACTGGCGATAAGGCAGGAAAGGATGTGGTTGAGGTTTATTACAATCCTCCTTATACCAACGGAGGAATTGAAAAGGCTTCCGCGAACTTAATCGCATTCGATAAAACGGATCTTCTGGAGCCGGGTCAGTCCCAGACCATTGCAATATCCTTCCAGGCGGAAGACATGGCATCCTATGATGGAGCCGGAAAGGGAACTTATGTCCTGGAAGCAGGGGATTACGGGATCTCTATCCGGTCTGATTCCCACAGCATCATCAAAGAACAGACATATACCGTAGCCGGAGAAATCGTATACGATGAAACCAATCCCCGTTCTTCTGATGAGACGGCTGCTGCAAACCAGTTTGCCGATGCAGACGGAGGCCTGACCTATTTATCCCGTGCAGACGGATTTGCAAACTATGAAAAGGCTACGGCAAAGCCGGAAAGCCTGACCATGCCGGAAGCATACAAGGCTGCTTTTGTGAATAACAGCAACTATGATCCGGCGGTCCACAACCGGGCGGAGGATGTGATGCCGGTGACCGGTGCCCGCAACGGATTAAGCCTTGCCTCCATGCGCGGTGCGGATTATGACGATCCCCAGTGGGAGAATCTTCTGGATCAGCTGACCGTGACGGAAATGGATACCATGATCGCCATCGGAGGATATCAGACTTCCGCAGCAAAGAGTGTGAATAAGGTGGGAACCGTGGATTGTGACGGACCGGCTTCCATTAACAATAACTTTACAGGGACCGGGTCCATCGGTTTTCCATCCGCAGTCATGATCGCAAGCACCTGGAACCGGGATATTGCGGAGGAATTCGGGGAAAGCATCGGTAAGATGGCAGATGAGATGAAGGTGTCCGGCTGGTATGCACCGGCAATGAACACCCATCGTTCCGCCTTTGCAGGAAGAAACTTTGAATATTATTCCGAAGACGGAGTCCTGGCAGGAAAAATGGCGGCCAGTGCCATCATCGGTGCAGAAAGCCATGGAGTGTATGCTTATATCAAACATTATGCGCTCAATGACCAGGAAACCAACCGGAACAACATGCTCTGTACCTGGTCAAATGAACAGGCCATCCGTGAAATCTATTTAAAGCCTTTTGAGATTGCAGTAAAAGAGGGCAAAGCAAAAGCAGTCATGTCCGCATTTAACTACATTGGAACAGAATATGCAGGAGCTTCCGATGCACTGCTTAATAAGGTGCTCCGGGATGAATGGGGCTTCCGCGGCTTTGTGCTGACAGATTATTTCGGAGGCTACGGATATCAGAACGCAGACCAGGAAATCCGGAACGGAAACGACGCCATGCTGGTCGCCTATGATACGGAAACCAACCATGTGAAGGATACTTCCAGCGCCACAAGCCTTCTGGCCATGAGAAAGGCAAGCAAAAACATCATGTACACAGTGGTAAACAGCCGTGCCTATGAAGGAGATAACGCAAAGGGCGGACTGCTTCCATGGCAGATGGCTGCCATTGCCCTTGATGTGATCCTGGCGGCGGGATTTGTTGTTCTGGAGGTAAGGATCCTCAATGTCTATAAAAAGAAACGGGAATTAACATGA
- a CDS encoding glycoside hydrolase family 3 C-terminal domain-containing protein has protein sequence MKHTHIIEKMTIEEKAAILSGKNVWQTWNIDRLGIPSIFCSDGPHGIRKQAKEGDHLGLNASLPSTCFPTAASVANSWDEDLCREIGEALGEEASALGVNVLLGPGLNIKRSPLCGRNFEYFSEDPYLSGKLAAAYIKGIQSQGVHACPKHFAVNNQEQRRMAMNSVVDERTLREIYLEGFEIAVKEGKARAIMTSYNEVNGVYANENQHLLKDILRGEWGFDGIVITDWGGSNDHVKGVAAGSNLEMPSPGLHTARELIKAVENGSLSMEALDACVDDLLEAVFTLTGNQENRQSSFDEDAHHMLAEKAAQESIVLLKNQDEMLPLKPGGRVALIGDFAFTPRYQGAGSSLVNPIRLETMEERIRAYPLNVIGCARGYSRSGADDAALRQEALDLAARADVVLYCFGLDEISESEGMDRSHMRVPGNQIELLTALAEVNSRIAGILSAGSAIEMPWHECCKSILHGYLSGQAGPSAMLRVITGEVNPSGRLSETYPRRYEDTPAYKYFPGEERCSQYRESLYVGYRYYDTEKVKVQYPFGFGLSYTTFSYDNMEILENEVRFTLMNTGKVDGKEVVQLYVRGPKGRIFRPDKELKGFKKVFLKAGESRMVTIPFDDKTFRYWNRVTNRFEVEGGIYTVLIGGSVADIRLYQTVTREGTTESWPYEPEMLKSYYSGKIGQVPEEEFEALLGHPVPDGKWSGELGVNDALCQMYYAKSPLARLAWRILTALKNRSEAKGKPDLNLLFIYNMPFRGIAKMTGGAVSMEMAEGMVLAVNGHFFRGMKQIIGGYFSNAKANRAYEKKLSGK, from the coding sequence ATGAAACATACCCATATCATTGAAAAAATGACAATAGAAGAAAAAGCGGCCATTTTAAGCGGAAAAAACGTGTGGCAGACCTGGAACATTGACCGTCTGGGAATTCCGTCCATATTTTGCTCCGACGGCCCTCACGGAATACGGAAACAGGCAAAGGAAGGGGATCATCTGGGCTTAAATGCCTCCCTTCCGTCCACCTGCTTTCCAACGGCAGCCTCTGTGGCAAACAGCTGGGATGAAGACCTTTGCCGGGAGATCGGGGAGGCCTTAGGAGAGGAAGCCTCGGCTCTGGGAGTGAACGTCCTTTTGGGCCCTGGCCTTAATATCAAAAGAAGTCCTCTCTGCGGGAGAAATTTCGAGTATTTTTCCGAGGATCCCTATTTGTCGGGAAAGCTGGCGGCGGCTTATATAAAGGGGATCCAGAGCCAGGGAGTGCACGCATGTCCCAAGCATTTTGCAGTCAACAACCAGGAGCAGCGCCGCATGGCAATGAATTCCGTGGTGGATGAGAGGACTCTTAGAGAGATTTATCTGGAAGGTTTTGAAATAGCAGTGAAGGAAGGCAAGGCAAGAGCCATTATGACCAGCTACAACGAGGTCAACGGGGTCTATGCCAATGAGAACCAGCACCTTCTTAAGGATATCCTTCGGGGAGAGTGGGGCTTTGACGGCATTGTCATCACCGACTGGGGCGGCTCCAACGACCATGTGAAGGGGGTGGCGGCAGGCTCTAACTTAGAGATGCCCTCCCCCGGCCTTCATACGGCCAGAGAACTGATCAAGGCGGTGGAAAATGGCAGCCTATCCATGGAAGCGCTGGATGCCTGCGTGGATGATCTGCTGGAGGCGGTATTTACCCTTACCGGGAATCAGGAAAACAGGCAAAGCTCCTTTGATGAGGATGCGCATCACATGTTAGCGGAAAAGGCAGCACAAGAGAGCATCGTGCTGTTAAAAAACCAGGATGAAATGCTTCCGTTAAAACCCGGAGGCAGGGTGGCCCTGATCGGGGACTTTGCCTTTACACCCCGGTATCAGGGGGCAGGGTCTTCCCTGGTAAACCCCATCCGCCTGGAAACCATGGAGGAGAGGATAAGGGCTTACCCCTTAAATGTCATAGGCTGTGCCAGAGGCTATTCCCGAAGCGGAGCAGATGATGCTGCCTTAAGGCAGGAGGCCCTTGATCTGGCAGCCCGGGCTGATGTGGTGCTTTACTGCTTTGGACTTGATGAGATCAGTGAATCAGAGGGAATGGACCGGAGCCATATGAGGGTCCCCGGAAACCAGATTGAGCTTCTCACGGCCCTGGCAGAGGTAAATTCCAGAATTGCCGGGATCTTAAGCGCAGGCTCTGCCATAGAAATGCCGTGGCATGAATGCTGTAAATCCATTCTTCACGGCTATTTAAGCGGGCAGGCAGGTCCTTCTGCCATGCTTCGGGTGATCACGGGAGAAGTGAATCCTTCCGGCCGCTTAAGCGAAACCTATCCCCGGAGATATGAAGATACTCCTGCCTATAAGTACTTTCCGGGAGAAGAGCGCTGCTCCCAGTACCGGGAAAGCCTTTATGTGGGTTATAGGTATTATGATACTGAAAAGGTTAAAGTACAGTATCCCTTTGGCTTTGGGCTGTCCTATACCACATTTTCTTATGACAATATGGAGATTTTGGAGAATGAAGTCCGTTTCACCCTTATGAATACGGGAAAGGTTGACGGAAAGGAAGTTGTCCAGCTTTATGTGAGAGGACCCAAGGGCAGGATATTCCGCCCGGACAAGGAGCTGAAAGGCTTTAAAAAGGTATTCTTAAAGGCAGGAGAAAGCAGGATGGTCACCATTCCTTTTGATGATAAGACCTTCCGTTACTGGAACAGGGTGACAAACCGCTTTGAGGTGGAGGGGGGCATTTATACCGTATTGATCGGTGGAAGCGTGGCAGACATCAGGCTTTATCAGACTGTGACACGGGAAGGGACCACGGAAAGCTGGCCTTATGAGCCGGAAATGCTTAAATCCTACTATTCCGGAAAGATCGGCCAGGTGCCTGAGGAAGAATTTGAAGCCCTTTTGGGCCATCCGGTCCCTGATGGGAAATGGTCCGGTGAGTTGGGAGTCAATGATGCCCTCTGTCAGATGTATTATGCTAAGAGCCCGCTGGCAAGGCTGGCCTGGCGGATCCTCACAGCCCTGAAAAACAGGAGTGAGGCAAAGGGAAAGCCGGACTTAAATCTTCTGTTCATTTATAACATGCCCTTTCGGGGGATTGCCAAGATGACAGGAGGAGCGGTCAGCATGGAAATGGCAGAAGGGATGGTCCTTGCGGTGAACGGCCATTTCTTCCGTGGAATGAAGCAGATCATCGGCGGATATTTTTCCAATGCAAAAGCGAACAGAGCTTATGAGAAGAAGCTCTCCGGAAAATAG
- a CDS encoding helix-turn-helix domain-containing protein yields the protein MKKIMIVDDNCLSVEGIQKNIDWEALDSAVIHIRYDGTSAIQAMEEDPADIIISDIEMPDLDGISMSKLAIGFNPFVKIILISAYDRFDYARRALRIGVYDYIEKPIDYSYLAEKVRGACALIDQEKKNMELLNQSRPLMTEKFFRDLIHYSGKEAAYHLASYMEYLNLGLDYKFFAVISLSVENASERKAAMGVAQYEILLYSIRDTLSRYCRIFDFHYVLKDFDGLTLILCQNSSNPDHFLQSVHKIASIVAEEYQKSDISLNIGIGNVVSDLWNVHLSHESAVHALEYRFFFPQKNVFNAREALGRNLTLEPFSDTGEEELIRLICQKDYPALEQWIKEFSSDLLKKYQTKNLVFIRIYSLLGRILKFLYELNINAEELEISIIKAYSSLDTFTTSGQFFSWLYRICTMACHKLDTSLKAYHDTLCGSVLAYIKNNYENSDLCLHDIAKYANVSPAYLSALFKKNTGVNISDIIASARIDAACQYLKNSTLSLKEISEKCGYANQYYFSTSFKRKLGVSPSSYREAEVYDQTRL from the coding sequence ATGAAGAAGATCATGATTGTGGATGACAACTGTCTGTCCGTGGAAGGAATCCAAAAAAATATTGACTGGGAGGCCCTGGATTCTGCCGTGATCCATATCCGGTACGACGGAACGTCTGCGATCCAGGCCATGGAGGAGGATCCTGCGGATATCATCATCTCAGACATTGAAATGCCGGACTTAGACGGGATCTCCATGAGCAAGCTTGCCATTGGCTTCAACCCCTTTGTGAAGATCATCCTCATCAGCGCCTATGACCGGTTTGACTATGCCAGACGCGCCCTTCGGATCGGCGTTTACGATTACATTGAAAAGCCCATTGACTATTCCTATCTGGCGGAAAAGGTCCGGGGCGCCTGCGCTCTCATTGACCAGGAAAAAAAGAACATGGAGCTTTTGAACCAGAGCCGTCCCCTTATGACGGAAAAATTCTTCCGGGACTTGATCCATTATTCCGGAAAGGAGGCCGCCTATCATCTGGCTTCCTACATGGAGTACTTAAATCTGGGCTTAGATTATAAATTCTTTGCCGTGATCTCCTTAAGCGTTGAAAATGCCTCTGAACGAAAGGCCGCTATGGGTGTGGCACAGTATGAGATCCTGCTGTACAGCATCCGGGATACTCTCAGCCGGTATTGCAGGATCTTTGATTTTCACTATGTGCTGAAGGACTTTGACGGCCTTACCCTGATTCTGTGCCAGAACAGCTCAAACCCGGATCACTTTCTCCAATCCGTCCACAAGATCGCCTCCATTGTGGCGGAGGAATACCAGAAATCCGATATTTCATTAAATATTGGCATCGGAAATGTGGTTTCTGATTTATGGAACGTACATCTTTCTCATGAAAGCGCCGTTCATGCCCTGGAATACCGTTTTTTCTTTCCCCAGAAAAATGTGTTTAACGCCAGGGAAGCCCTGGGCAGGAACCTGACTCTGGAACCCTTCTCAGACACAGGGGAGGAGGAATTGATACGCCTCATCTGCCAGAAGGATTACCCTGCCCTGGAACAATGGATCAAGGAGTTTTCTTCTGACTTACTGAAAAAATACCAGACAAAAAATCTGGTCTTCATCCGCATCTACTCCCTCCTTGGAAGGATCCTGAAGTTTTTATATGAATTGAACATTAATGCTGAGGAACTGGAAATCAGCATTATCAAGGCCTACAGCAGCCTTGATACCTTTACCACCAGCGGCCAGTTCTTTTCCTGGCTGTACCGGATCTGCACCATGGCCTGCCATAAGCTGGACACCTCGTTAAAGGCCTACCATGACACCCTTTGCGGCTCAGTCCTGGCCTATATTAAAAACAATTATGAAAACAGCGATTTGTGCCTTCACGACATTGCAAAATACGCAAACGTAAGCCCTGCTTATTTAAGCGCCTTGTTTAAAAAGAATACAGGGGTGAATATCAGCGACATCATTGCTTCCGCCCGCATTGACGCTGCCTGCCAGTACTTAAAAAACTCCACCCTTTCCTTAAAAGAAATCAGCGAGAAATGCGGGTACGCCAACCAGTATTATTTCAGCACCAGCTTTAAAAGAAAGCTTGGAGTATCTCCTTCATCCTACCGGGAGGCTGAAGTTTATGACCAGACCCGGCTTTAA
- a CDS encoding sensor histidine kinase: MRKVMKRLLIAFSHFQAKLLLAFLLCTFIPLSVIGCISYAVSYSIARDKILDSAILAADQLHVQLNSRIRQAENVADTIQYNMYTLGKSSGQELSAQLEALTSVRNNISLYKSTFNFYHICIFLKDDQLGSGEGLFFYPISAISGYGLSLKELNHLGSSSLWLYQPQVKLPVVLNHDKPPADTVICCRAMVNQGSKELEYAYFIMMSTQEFSDMLTASFSNTKISCFLLTPDGTLAAGSEKERKEQPLSFISELISSPDTGSYYEKNGDCYYVLPLENGWHQVTVIPQSYITEGTAVLLRTILVALLLSLPLTALIILLISRNLSKRVKLLSKAMEDFRLSADMKAEKHFPRPKDQSLYDEIDHLGLAFEQMQATIRQNVRSILELSLKEERLKYQLLQSQINPHFLYNILGSVNTCQSLGKMDTASRMIKDLTRFYRLTLSKSGDRITIRDEIEIATLYLNMEKLCHSSELSWEIDLEDGIENFLICKFTLQPFLENSILHGISNRTPNLFIGIQAVYGDDTVIIRIKDNGAGIPEEKLNELKLDLKRKTVNYEKHFGILNVNARISSELYGCGRIDIDSKPCQGTCITITFAQIEGDLE, translated from the coding sequence ATGAGAAAAGTTATGAAACGGCTGTTGATCGCATTTTCCCATTTTCAGGCCAAGCTTCTCCTGGCCTTTCTGCTGTGTACCTTCATCCCTTTAAGTGTTATCGGCTGTATTTCCTATGCCGTCTCCTACTCCATTGCCAGGGATAAGATCCTGGATTCCGCTATCCTGGCTGCCGACCAGCTCCATGTCCAGCTAAACAGCCGGATCCGGCAGGCCGAAAATGTGGCGGATACCATTCAATATAATATGTACACCCTGGGAAAATCCTCCGGGCAGGAGCTTTCTGCCCAGCTTGAGGCGCTTACTTCCGTGCGCAATAACATCTCTCTTTACAAGTCCACCTTTAACTTTTACCATATCTGCATCTTTTTAAAGGATGACCAGCTTGGAAGCGGGGAAGGACTGTTTTTTTATCCCATCAGCGCCATTTCCGGCTACGGCCTGTCCTTAAAGGAATTAAATCATTTAGGTTCTTCCTCCCTTTGGCTCTACCAGCCTCAGGTAAAGCTTCCCGTTGTATTAAACCATGACAAGCCTCCTGCCGATACAGTGATCTGCTGCAGGGCAATGGTGAATCAAGGCTCCAAGGAGCTGGAATATGCTTATTTCATCATGATGAGTACACAGGAATTTTCCGATATGCTCACCGCCTCCTTTTCAAATACGAAAATCAGCTGCTTTTTACTGACTCCTGACGGGACCTTGGCTGCCGGATCTGAAAAGGAGAGGAAAGAACAGCCCTTAAGCTTCATCAGTGAGCTGATCTCTTCCCCTGACACCGGTTCTTATTATGAAAAAAACGGGGACTGTTACTATGTCCTGCCCTTAGAAAATGGCTGGCATCAGGTGACTGTGATCCCCCAGTCCTATATCACAGAGGGAACTGCAGTCCTTTTGCGCACCATTCTGGTGGCCTTATTGCTGTCCCTGCCTCTTACCGCCCTTATCATACTGCTGATCTCCAGGAACTTGTCAAAACGGGTCAAGCTGCTGTCAAAGGCCATGGAAGACTTCCGCCTCAGTGCGGACATGAAGGCGGAAAAACATTTTCCCCGTCCAAAGGATCAAAGCCTTTATGACGAGATCGACCACCTGGGCCTGGCGTTTGAGCAGATGCAGGCCACCATCCGCCAGAACGTCCGCTCCATCCTGGAGCTTTCCCTAAAGGAAGAACGGCTGAAATACCAGCTTCTCCAGTCCCAGATCAACCCGCATTTCCTCTACAATATCCTGGGGTCTGTGAATACATGCCAGTCCCTTGGAAAAATGGATACCGCCAGCCGGATGATCAAGGACTTGACCCGCTTTTACCGGCTTACTCTAAGTAAATCCGGCGACCGGATCACCATCAGGGATGAAATCGAAATTGCAACCCTCTATTTAAACATGGAAAAGCTCTGCCACAGCAGCGAGCTTTCCTGGGAAATCGACTTGGAAGACGGTATCGAGAACTTCCTGATCTGCAAATTCACCCTCCAGCCCTTCCTGGAAAACAGCATCCTTCATGGAATCTCCAACAGGACGCCCAACCTGTTCATTGGCATCCAGGCCGTCTATGGGGATGACACGGTCATCATCCGGATCAAGGATAACGGGGCCGGAATACCGGAAGAAAAACTAAATGAGCTGAAGCTGGATCTGAAAAGAAAAACCGTGAATTACGAAAAGCATTTCGGCATCTTAAACGTCAATGCCCGTATTTCCAGCGAGCTGTACGGCTGCGGACGTATTGACATAGACAGTAAGCCCTGCCAGGGCACTTGCATCACCATCACCTTTGCACAGATAGAAGGAGACCTGGAATGA
- a CDS encoding ABC transporter substrate-binding protein, which produces MRKKQLISLALASAMVCGLLSGCSTGGKTEGTGSGTGEKKAGEYDLTLYTINTTDSDFPEWLANVEGATGLKINVIAAPTDSDTRQQKITTILSTGDASVDILEINDEMSASFKNSGWLEGLNDTVMTGDIRGQFPEGYVKDMITGKDGQIIGVPGYSGYLAFWVNQKILDEAGITSLDTKEDFMAYMKAASGNGRYGYGGSWEKTYVFNEIAQFVNMFGGDYLDWTNPANKEAIEFLKDMVKEGYTPIDQIADKYEQMNPKFNDGKYGCLFMWGLGADYNKAGMLEEDKIHMAMVPKFTDKRYIFTDSWSYVLNKASKNKEAAVKFLQYMASEEGMEASYKAFDRYPARKDVAEKVVPDTDPAKVMYSRYASECVVKGRPMLPQTMEFISAMGTIYQSCMKDEITVDEFCKKAQEYVETYNK; this is translated from the coding sequence ATGAGAAAGAAGCAGTTAATCAGCCTGGCTTTGGCATCAGCCATGGTCTGCGGACTTTTATCCGGCTGCAGCACAGGAGGAAAAACAGAAGGAACCGGCAGCGGAACAGGGGAGAAAAAGGCCGGGGAATACGATCTGACCCTGTATACCATCAACACCACTGATTCGGATTTCCCGGAATGGCTGGCAAACGTGGAAGGGGCCACGGGGCTGAAGATCAACGTCATCGCCGCGCCCACGGATTCGGACACAAGGCAGCAGAAGATCACCACCATCCTTTCTACCGGTGATGCCAGCGTGGATATCCTGGAAATCAATGACGAGATGAGCGCATCCTTTAAGAATTCCGGCTGGCTGGAAGGATTAAACGATACAGTTATGACAGGAGATATCCGCGGACAGTTTCCGGAAGGATATGTGAAGGACATGATCACCGGCAAGGACGGACAGATCATTGGAGTGCCGGGATATTCCGGTTATCTGGCCTTTTGGGTGAATCAGAAGATCCTTGATGAAGCCGGAATCACTTCCCTGGATACGAAAGAGGATTTTATGGCTTACATGAAGGCTGCGTCAGGAAACGGCAGGTACGGCTACGGCGGTTCCTGGGAAAAGACCTACGTTTTCAATGAAATCGCCCAGTTTGTCAACATGTTTGGCGGAGATTATCTGGACTGGACCAATCCTGCCAACAAGGAAGCCATTGAGTTTTTAAAGGATATGGTAAAAGAAGGCTATACGCCGATTGACCAGATCGCAGATAAATATGAGCAGATGAATCCCAAATTCAATGACGGAAAATATGGCTGCCTGTTCATGTGGGGTCTTGGGGCTGACTATAATAAGGCCGGCATGCTGGAAGAAGACAAGATCCATATGGCAATGGTGCCGAAGTTCACGGACAAGAGATATATTTTTACGGATTCCTGGAGCTATGTGCTGAATAAGGCTTCTAAAAATAAGGAGGCTGCGGTGAAATTCCTTCAATACATGGCAAGCGAAGAAGGCATGGAGGCCTCTTATAAAGCCTTTGACCGTTATCCTGCAAGAAAGGATGTAGCGGAAAAGGTGGTGCCGGATACGGATCCTGCAAAAGTAATGTATTCCAGATATGCAAGCGAATGTGTGGTCAAGGGGCGCCCAATGCTTCCCCAGACAATGGAATTCATTTCAGCCATGGGAACCATTTACCAGTCCTGCATGAAGGATGAGATCACGGTAGATGAATTCTGCAAAAAGGCCCAGGAATATGTGGAGACGTACAATAAGTAG
- a CDS encoding carbohydrate ABC transporter permease, producing MISRKSQQWIAWVLILPVIIIRGFTTIYPIVRTFINSFFDIRVLSGVDEFAGLNNYLNIFKDEKVITTLKFTVMFVLISMALHVILGVALAMILNMNFKGRRFLRTIVLIPWAMPAVVIGMAAKWAFNNDYGLVNDFIRWFVPGFQMNWLINTGTARAAVIAMDLWKDLPFFGILVLSGLQFISGDIYEAARVDGANGVHSFLYITLPMIMKNVLTLCIPFTLWRLTAFDLVYSMTSGGPGEDTSLIAYRITMEAFTNLNVGYASALAVLLFLVMAVFSFLNLKFMNRYED from the coding sequence ATGATTTCCAGGAAATCACAGCAATGGATCGCCTGGGTGCTGATTTTACCGGTGATCATCATCCGCGGATTCACCACGATTTATCCCATTGTAAGAACCTTTATCAACAGCTTTTTTGATATCCGGGTGCTGAGCGGAGTCGATGAATTTGCAGGGTTAAACAATTATCTGAACATATTTAAGGATGAGAAGGTCATCACTACCCTGAAATTTACGGTGATGTTTGTCCTCATTTCCATGGCTCTCCACGTGATCCTGGGGGTGGCTCTGGCAATGATCCTGAACATGAATTTTAAGGGCCGCCGGTTTTTACGGACCATTGTGCTGATTCCGTGGGCAATGCCCGCTGTTGTGATCGGTATGGCTGCCAAATGGGCTTTTAACAATGATTACGGCCTGGTCAACGATTTTATCCGGTGGTTTGTGCCCGGGTTCCAGATGAACTGGCTCATTAACACGGGGACGGCCAGGGCCGCGGTCATTGCCATGGATTTGTGGAAGGACCTGCCCTTTTTCGGGATTTTAGTCTTGTCAGGGCTGCAGTTCATTTCCGGGGACATTTATGAAGCGGCCAGGGTGGATGGCGCAAACGGGGTTCACTCCTTTTTGTACATCACCCTCCCCATGATCATGAAAAACGTGCTGACCCTATGCATTCCCTTCACTTTGTGGAGACTGACTGCCTTTGACCTGGTGTATTCCATGACCTCCGGAGGGCCGGGAGAGGATACGTCCCTGATCGCATACCGGATCACCATGGAGGCCTTTACAAACTTAAACGTTGGATACGCTTCGGCCCTGGCAGTCCTGCTGTTTCTGGTCATGGCTGTATTCAGCTTTCTGAACTTAAAGTTTATGAACCGATATGAGGACTAG